A window of the Streptomyces sp. NBC_01351 genome harbors these coding sequences:
- a CDS encoding ferredoxin family protein, translating to MIELVSADRCITCDKCIEVCPTDVFERGPAGIPLLARQEDCQTCFLCEANCPVDALYVSPLTRPVPEDPAVRDEAGLAGRGLLGSYRREIGWGEGRTPGALRAIGPPLGQAAQPITS from the coding sequence GTGATCGAACTGGTCTCGGCGGATCGCTGCATCACCTGCGACAAGTGCATCGAGGTGTGCCCGACGGACGTCTTCGAGCGGGGGCCCGCGGGGATCCCGCTGCTCGCCCGGCAGGAGGACTGCCAGACCTGCTTCCTCTGCGAGGCCAACTGCCCGGTGGACGCGCTGTACGTGTCCCCGCTGACCCGGCCGGTCCCCGAGGATCCCGCCGTACGGGACGAGGCGGGGCTGGCCGGCCGGGGGCTGCTCGGCAGCTACCGGCGGGAGATCGGCTGGGGCGAGGGGCGCACGCCGGGGGCGCTTCGGGCGATCGGGCCGCCGCTGGGGCAGGCGGCGCAGCCCATCACCTCCTGA
- a CDS encoding NADP-dependent oxidoreductase produces the protein MKAITYDAYGTPGSLTLVDVPQPKVGPGEVLIRVKAAGVNPVDWKLAAGYLDPILEVRYPVIPGWDVAGVVEAIGPDTFDYAVGDEVFGYVRKEWVELGTYAELVSAPVRTLARKPRELTFEQAAGIPLAGLTAYQSLTRVGLKAGETVVIHSAAGGTGSLGVQIAVALGLRVIGTAGAHNHDYLRSLGAEPVLYGEGLADRIRELAPEGIDAGLDFYGDGAVDILQSLVKERGRVVSIADYEAAAKGAHQLWVRPDTADLTFLAELADAGRLTVNVEHALPLAEAAKAWELSAAGRTRGKIVLTV, from the coding sequence GGCCGGGTGAGGTGCTGATCCGCGTCAAGGCGGCCGGCGTCAACCCGGTGGACTGGAAGCTCGCCGCCGGATACCTCGACCCGATCCTCGAAGTCCGCTACCCCGTGATACCCGGCTGGGACGTCGCCGGAGTCGTCGAGGCGATCGGCCCCGACACCTTCGACTACGCCGTCGGCGACGAGGTGTTCGGCTACGTCCGCAAGGAGTGGGTGGAGCTCGGCACCTACGCCGAACTGGTCAGCGCCCCGGTCCGCACGCTCGCGCGCAAGCCCCGCGAGCTGACCTTCGAGCAGGCCGCCGGCATTCCGCTGGCCGGCCTGACCGCCTACCAGTCCCTCACCCGCGTGGGCCTCAAGGCGGGCGAGACGGTCGTGATCCACTCCGCGGCCGGCGGCACCGGCTCCCTCGGCGTGCAGATCGCCGTCGCGCTCGGCCTGCGGGTCATCGGCACGGCCGGCGCGCACAACCACGACTACCTGCGCTCGCTCGGTGCCGAGCCCGTCCTGTACGGGGAGGGGCTGGCGGACCGGATCCGCGAGCTGGCACCCGAGGGCATCGACGCGGGGCTGGACTTCTACGGGGACGGCGCCGTCGACATCCTCCAGTCGCTGGTCAAGGAGCGCGGGCGGGTGGTCTCCATCGCCGACTACGAGGCCGCCGCCAAGGGTGCGCACCAGCTGTGGGTGCGCCCCGACACCGCCGACCTGACCTTCCTGGCCGAGCTGGCCGACGCCGGCAGACTCACGGTCAACGTGGAGCACGCGCTGCCGCTCGCCGAGGCCGCCAAGGCTTGGGAGTTGAGCGCCGCGGGCCGCACCCGCGGCAAGATCGTCCTGACGGTCTGA